The Bacilli bacterium region GCGCGTTACCGAAGCGACACGTGTTTTTTCATCCCCGATTTCACTAGTATAGTGGTCGTAAGCGCTCAGTAATCCTAAAACCACTGACATACCGCCATTACGGGCTCCGAAGGTCTCTGGTTGCTTGAAAATAATCTGCCGATCAGAGTATTGCTGATTGAAAGCGGCCTGAAGTCCATTTATATGAATCATTCCTCCGGTAAAAACAAGGGGATACTCATTTATACGATCGTTATTCTGCTCATTAACCAATTGGCGGATTGTCCGATTAATATCGCCGTAATATGTCACCAGCCATTGATCGATTACTTCTGATAAATCATTTAAGTATATCGCACGGGAAACTTGATCGAAGGCCGAAGTGGAGGCGATTTTGGCTTTTAATGAACACACTGTCTTGTCTCGTCCATAGTTTTCAATGATACGCTGAGCATCCTTTAGGGATAATCCCAATCTTTCGGCCACTAGCGAAGCAAGATTTTTACCACCCTTCATAACGTAGGTTGAGGCGAAAAGCTTTCCCCCCGCAATAAGACTGGCGGTTGTTTTTTCGTCTCCCATATCAATTAATAAATACTGATCCGGTAGATTGTGGTAATTAGCGTATAACTTTGAAAGAGCATAAGTTTCAGCAAAGGCCTTGCGAACTTTAATTCCTGAGCTATTTACTACATCGCTATAACAATCGCAGATATGGGTTGGAAGAATGTGAATTTTAGCAGTAATGGAGAGACTGGCGGAATCCATTCCTATCGGAGCGCGAGTAAACTCTTGCCCTTTATCCAAAATATAAATTTCAGGAACAATCGAAACGACGCTCGCATTATCGACATTAGCATCCTTGCGAATGATATTTATGACATTTTTAACATCGATTTGTTCGACTTTTCCAACCGGGCTAACGACAGTTGAAGAACGCTCGGCTTGAAAAACTTGTAGACCAATTGAAGGAAGGGCGATAATCGCCTCTTCGGGTTTTACCAATATGTTTGACGGGATCGCTGCCACGAGTGACTTGATAGTTTCACTAACGAGCGGAGCATCCACGATTTCACCGCTTCTAAGTGCGCTTGGAATCATTTGATAGCCGGTATGCAAAACAATCGGTTGATTATCTAGAACGTAACCGACAACAAGTTTAACTGCGCGATGGGATATTTCAATAGCGACAATTGGTTTGTTCATACTCATTCCTATCTTTTTTCTTTAGTTAAATTATATGTAATTGTTGTCTTGCATGCAATTAAAAACCTTAATATTTCCCTTTGGACTTGTTTTTTTGATAATCGTATTAAAAAAAATCATTTGGCTTATATCTAGCAAATGCTTTTTTTCTTTTATTCGGTAAAAAAAGTTGCTAATATATTTAATAGGAGGTCTATATGGAAAGAAAAAATAGACGATTTTTATTGCTTCTACCTGTTTCATTGTTAATCGCCGGTTGTAATTCTCCCGTTAGTGCCAAAGATGCTTCGGCTGCCTTGTCAAAAGCGTATACCCAGATGCTCGATACCGTCGTTGACGGCATCACCCTTGATCAAACATTGAAGGGTACGATCGACATTAAAAATTACGAGGGTGGATCTGAGACAGCGACAAATTCTGCTTACATTGATGGTGAAGAAGAATTCTCTTTTAAAGGTGTAGATTTACTTGGCGACGCTCCGCAGGCGAGTTTATCCATAAAGGGCAAGGGTTCAGCGACGATTGATTCGAGTGAAACAAGCGTCGATGAAGAAATCAATGCCTACTACACTGAAGGTTTCTTATACGGCGATCTTTCTAAAGCACCGTCTATCCAAGAACTTGATCCCGCATTCGTCACTACTCCTAATTGAAGGTCCAAGCTGGATTACTGAAGGATTATATGGGCGTTGAAGGTGATGTTACCGTTCGCGACTTAATGGTCAATATGGGCGGAATGGAGCTTCCGACAGCGGAAGAATTGTCGTCATCTGCCGAGGAATTTTTCGGTGGTTTCAGTGGTTTCTCAGCGACTACTGTCAGTGGCGGTACCAAAATTTCGTTAAAGGTGAATAATGATACTATAACCGATTATATAGTAGCTATGTATACAAAGGATATAGATATGTCAAGTATCCCATCCTATGTATCTTTGGATCTTGACGCTTTGCGTGAAGAAGCCGCGGCGATGGTTGATGCTTATGGATCGTTTGACCTAACTTTGTATGTTGTTTTAACGGGAGATACCCTCTCAGAGATTTCCTTTAATGCTAATCTTGATTTGGCGATTCCCACTTCTTCATCGGATATTGTTTTTACCGCTGAAAAAGCGGCAAGTGTATTTGAAGGCGTTAAAATTAAAGCCAATGTTGAGTTTTCAATAAAGCTCAATATGAATGTAACACCGACGATTACGCTTCCTACCGATTTAGATACCTATACGATGATTCAAGATAATTGAAAATCGACAATTGAAACAGGAAAGACCGGTTGTTGAGATGAGACCCAAATGTTAGACCAACTAACAGGAGGGTCTTTTTTTTATAAAAAAATGGCATTGGGCCATTTTAAAAAGGAAGATTGATTCAACAAGTGATTAAAGTTGTTCGATGGTGATTTCCGAAGAAACATTTGAAGAACTGTTTTCCTCGGTGGAGGTTGTTTGTGCTTCCGCGGGTGAACCATTCTTTGCAAGTTGAATGGGAACGCCAATCCCCGCGCCAAGGGCAACGAAAAAGATGAGACCGGTTAACACTTTACGAGTCCGATAGTAACTTGCTTTTCGTCCATTTTTCTCTAACTTGTCGCGCATATTCTTCACCTACTTTCTTTCTAAGATTCTTAATTTAGCCGATGTTGAACGGCGATTTCGTAAAACTTCTTCCTGACTGGGGACAATCACCTTTCGATTGACGAGCCGATATTCCTTCTCAGTTTGAAACGGATTACGTTTGTCGCCGATTACCACGGCACTGTTCTTAAATACTTCCTTTACAATTCGGTCCTCTAGACTCTGAAAGGTTATGACCGCAATTCTTCCGCCACTATTTAATAACGGAATGCATTTTTCAAGGGCAACTCGTAGAACATTTAACTCGTCATTAACGGCGATGCGCAAAGCTTGAAAAGTCTGCTTTGCCGGATGTCCTTTTTTTCTCAATTCGCTGTCAGGTTTGCTATTCTTAATGATTCCCACTAAATCATTGGTGGTCACAATCGGTTTTTTCGTTCGATTGCGAATAATATTTTGGGCGATACTATAAGCAAATTTTTCTTCGCCATAGTCTCTGAATATCTTCGTTAAAGCCTCGAGAGAGAATGTGTTGACGATGTCATAAGCAGTCGGGCGCATTGAGGACGGGTCCATGCGCATATCAAGCAGCGCATCGTAACGATAGGAGAATCCACGATCGGCTTCATCAAATTGTGGGGAACTGACACCGAGATCCATCAGTATTCCATCCACTTTGTTTATCCCCAGGCTTTCCAGTTTTTCCGCCGCCTCGGCAAAGTTGGCGTGGATAGTCGTCCAATTACCGCCGCTTTTTTCCAAAACTTCCTTACTCCTCGTAAGTGCTTCCGGATCCTGATCAAATCCATAGAGGTGACCATGGGGAATTCGCTTTAGAATTTCTTTGCTATGCCCCGCTCGTCCAAGCGTCAAATCGACATATATTCCTCCGTCGCGAATGTTTAAACCCGAAATTACTTCGGAAAGCAGAACCGGTATGTGTTCATTTTCACTACTCATGGTTCTTATCCTCAGGTAAGCCCTCGGCTATTGACTCCATCCGCTGCGCGATGTCCTGCGAATATTCACCCCATTTTTCCTGATTCCACACTTCGAAATGATCATTGACGCCGATTACGGCTACGGATTTCTTAATATCAAGTCGAGTAAGAATTTTTAGGGGAAGAGCAATCCGGCCGTGATCATCCAGTTCCGTTTCAATCACGCTCGCTAACCGTAAACGAATAAAGTCGCGTTCATCTTTATGATTGTAAGACAGAGATGAAGTCTTTTTGACCAAAGCATCAAAGTCTTCGGGGAGATATATTTCAAGCGTTCCGTTATAACCATTCATAACGTAAAGACGATCTTTTACTTGCTCACGAAAGTGACTTGGAATAACCAAGCGGCCTTTACTATCAAGCGAATGGTAATAAGTTCCAAAAAACATTTTTCCCACTTTCTCCCACTTTCTACAATCACATTATATTTAAGTATGTTTTTTTTGTAAAGCAATAAACGTAAAAAAAGCGCCAATCAGATGGCGCTAATCCATATTATCAGATATAAGTCACTCGTCTTCTTCGACTTTAATCCCTTCAAATGGGTTATTTTTCCCACGACCAGCCGCGTATTCTTCCTCACTTAAAATTCTCACTCCGTCTCCCACTTTTGGAAGTTTTGCCCCGGGTTTAACGGCCTTGAGCGGAATCTCAGTAAGCAGTAAGCCAAATAAGTAAGGATCCAAATCGATGTAATTGCCGCTGATTGGAAAAATATTGGGATCTTCATTTTCTTTATCAAAAGTAAAAATCAATTGATCATGAAGGCGGATCTTCTTCATAAAAGGCTCGAGAGTATAAGCGCATTCTAGTTCAACTTCCGCTTCCATCCGGACATCAATTTCAATAATGTCGCCGCTTTCAATAACACTGGTTTCCACGTTGCTCGAAAGGATTTTCCTCAATGTTGGATTATCCCGTATCGAAAAAGCCGACAAATCAACTGATGCCTTTAAAATAAGCGGTTTATTTGAACACTCATTAAGAAAGATTCGCATGTTTTACCCCCGTAGTTCAGCCTTAAATTGATGAAATAAGGCCGATTTAATTTCTTCTTCTATCGTCCGGACATCGCCATCGGTCAAGGTTTTTTTGTCGTCTCCGTAAAAAACGCTTATCGCGATTGATTTCATTCCATCTTGCACATGCTCACCTTGATAGACATCAAACACTTCCACGTTCTTCACTAGGGCTCTTCCTGCCTTTTTAATACATTTTTCCACATCGCTTACCGCAATAGCTTGTTCGATAACAAAAGCCAAATCACGGCGAACAAACGGATACTTAGGGATGGCTTTACTTTTGATCGGACTGGTTTTGAGTGCCAGCAAAGAATCGAGATTTAAAGTTAAAGCCACGACTGCCAATTTGTTAAACCCATGGTTCTTCTTCCATTCAGGATGAATCTCACCTAAAACGGCAGTCGGATCCTTGGCAAAGAAAACCTCCGCCGAACGACCAGGATGAAACTCATTGCCTGAACTGGAAAATTTCTGTAGATGATAGCGGCTGGGTTCAATGCCAAACGCAAGAAAAATCCCTTCGAGTAAACCCTTAGCATGATAGTAATTATAACTTTCCTTTTGAATGCTTCCCCATTTCTTGTCCTGACCGACAAGGACAACCGAAAGCTGGGTCATGGAACTATTTTGCCCATAAGCGTTAGATATTTCAAAAAGGGCAAAGTCCTCCATTTGATGAGCCACATTATATTCCGCCACCTTGAGTAAAGAAGCGAGGGTATTGGTCCGAAACAAGGCATGTTCAGGAGTCATAGGATGTAATAGTTTAAAAGGAATATCCTTATTCAAATAGGCGAACTCCTTCGTTTCCTGCTCACTGATAAGCGAATAAGTCAACGCCTCATTCAACCCGTTGCTGAGTAAGAAATGACGTAGTTTTTTAATGGCGTCTTGCTCAAAATTATATCCCCCGACTGTCGTGGCAAAAATCGGCAAAGAACTGACGACATTATCATACCCGTAGTAACGGATAACTTCTTCGCTTAAATCAGCCACTCCCGAGATATCAATTCTAAAATCCGGCACTTCGACCACAAGCGCGGATTCCGCCCTTTCCTCAATAATTTTAAAAGACAGATTTGTCAGTGCTTTTTTTATCTCCGACAAAGAAAAACTTGTACCCAAGCGATGGTTGATATCCTGAATAGAAAAACTAATCAACTGCTTTCCATGGTTGATATGGTCGTAAGTTATGACATTTGAGATTTCCTTGGCATCCGCCAGTTCACGAAGCAAACGGGATACCAAAGCTAAAACCCATTCGCTTTGATGAGGATTAATTCCCTTTGCAAACCGCGATGAAGAATCACTTACCAAATTTAGTCGCGTTGAAGTGTGACGGATGGTCGCGCCGTCAAAGAGGGCCGCCTCAACCGCAATATGTTTGCTACCGGCATCAACTTCGGCCGTTTTTGATCCCATCACTCCACCAAGACACATTATTTTATTATTAACCGTTATTGCGATATCGCCCGCCATAACGTGATAGGCATTGTCATCTAGCGCCATCCAGTCTTCATCTTCGATATCGTCGCGAATGACAAAACTCTCACCATTGACCTTATCAAGATCATACATATGAAGGGGTTGTCCGGTTAGAAGCATAATATAATTGCCGATATCGACAACATTATTAATTGAGCGGATTCCCGAAGCCATCAGAACCGTTTTCAGCCATTTAGGTGAAGGTTTAACCCTTATTCCCTTAATTTCCATCAAGGAAAATAAGGGACACTTTTCCGTTTGTGATTCGACTTTTAAACCACTGTCAAAATCCGCTTTCAAATTTGCGGTCGGAAGCGAGACCTTTCTTTCAAAAAGGCCTCCAAGCTCGCGCGACAAATTAATCGCCGCCGAACAATCCGGGCGATTGGCAAGAAGTTTTAAATCTAAAATAACATCGTCTAGCCCAAGGTAAGAAAGGACATTTTCATTTCCCACTTCCGCTTCATCCGGCAGCTCTTCAATACCGGCGATTTGATTCTCGTTTAAAAACTTATGCTCAACCCCAAGTTCTGATAGCGAACAGCACATTCCGTTGCTTTCAACACCGCGGATCGTCGAGGGGGTGATTACAACATCATTGGCAAGGTGGCAGTTTTCTAAGGCCACGATGACCTTAAGTCCTTTTTTAACATTCGGCGCTCCGCAGACAATTTGACGAAGTCCGTATTTTGCCCCCAAATTAACGCTCAAAACATGAAGATGGTCAGAATCGGGATGAGTCTTTACTTCCAAAATTTGGCCGATGACCAAACGGTCACCAAACGCCAGAGGATAAAAACCTTCGACTTCAATGCCGGCAAAAGTTAGGCGATCGCTTATCTGCTTTGGACTTAAGCCGGATAAATCGACATATTTATTTAACCAATTTAATGAGAATTTCATAATTGCTCCTTACTTAATACGAACGTATTGCTGTAAAAAGCGAATATCGTTGGTATAAAATTTTCTAATATCATCAATGCCATAGCGAAGCATGGCCACCCGCTCGATGCCAATACCAAAGGCAAAGCCTTGATATTCATCGGGGTCATATCCATTCATTCGCAGGACATTGGGATGAACCATTCCCGCCCCTAAGATTTCAATCCACCCCGTTCCTTTGCAAACGGAGCAACCTTTTCCTCCGCACTCAAAGCAACTGACATCGACCTCTACACTTGGTTCGGTAAAAGGGAAGTAACTTGAACGAAGACGAATCTCTCTTTTCTCGCCAAACATTCTTTTTATAAATAACTCCAAAGTCGCCTTTAAATTAGCCATATTGATGTTTTTATCGATAACCAATCCTTCGACTTGGGCAAATTGATGGGAGTGCGTTGCATCATCGTCATCGCGACGAAATACTTTTCCCGGGCAGATAACTTTAATAGGTTGCCCTTTTTTTTCTTGCATTACCCGAGCCTGAACGGGCGAAGTATGGGTCCGCAACAATGTCTTGTCATCAATATAAAAACTATCCTGCATATCGCGCGCGGGGTGATCGGCGGGGATATTAAGCAACTCAAAATTAAAGTGATCGGATTCAATCTCCGGACCTTCGGCAATCTCATATCCCATCCCGATAAAAATCCCTTCGATTTCGTCTTTGATGAGAAACAGGGGATTGATACCCCCGGGGAAATAATTTTTACCCGGCAAAGTCAAATCGATTTTTTCCTGCTCCAATTGTTGAGAAAGGGCAATTTGCTCAAGCTTTTGTTTTTTGTCCGCTAAAAGTAAATTAGCTTCTTCTTTAAGTGCATTTACTTCCTTCCCGTATTCCGCTTTTTCCTCGGTAGGAATATTGCGCATCAATTGCATTAATTCGCTGATTTTGCCTTTTTTGGCATAGTAAATGTTAAAAATGGCGGTCAGATCTTCCAGTGATTTGGCTTCCGAAATTTTAACCTTAATTTCATTTAGTAAACTGTCGAGATTACCTTTCATATATCCTCCTAAAAAATAAAAAAACTTACGTTCAGGAACGAACATTCGCGGTACCATCCTGATTCGTAAGTATTATTTTTACGCTCTTAATTGCATTTAACGCATGCTACGGGGCGATCTTAACCCGGCTCATCGGTGAATTCGGTTAACTCTATTGGGGATCTCACACCAACACTCCCTCGCTGACAATAGAAGACAAACGTACTACTCCGAATCAATGCCGATTAAATTATAACACGCAGCCGAAAAAGTTATAAGTGGGTATTTTGCTTTAATTGATACATTAAAATGCCCGCGGCCACTCCGGCATTCAACGAATCGACATCTTTGATGGGAATGATCACCTTGTCCGTCGCCGCCTTCAGTACAGTTTCGCTTATTCCCTGACCTTCGTTACCGATTACTAAGATATATTTTCCTTTGACTTTCAGGTTTTTGATATCGACGCTTTCCTTATCTAACGAAGAAGCGATAATCTGATATTTATTCTCCCGGGCATAGGTGATAAACTCTTTTGAACTCATCCGTACCAGGGGAAGCGAAAAAATTGTTCCTTGCGAGGCCATGATCGTTTTTTGATTGTAAAAATCGGCACTTTCGTAACTGGCGATAATCCCCTCAAAACCGAATGCCGTCGCGGTTCTAATGATGGTTCCCATATTGCCCGGATCTTGAATCCCATCAAGAAATAAAAGGTTGGTCTTATTTATAACGCTGCCATTCGGCTTTTCGACAATCGCCAGCACATCCGGAACCGATTTTAATGAACTCATCTTCGCCATCACATCATAACTGACCCTTATTTCATCGCGGTCAAACCCCTCTTTTAAACAAAAAACCTTCTGAATGACTTTTTTTGATTTAGCCATCGAAAATAGGTGTTCGCCTTCAATAATAAAGCTATTGGTCGCGTCGCGATATTTTTTTTCTTTTAAGGCGATGACTTGCTTGACCAAATCATTGCTTCGACTAGATATAATTTTCGTTTCTCGCGTCATGGTAAATTCCTTTCTTCATCTGTTTGGATAGTCGGTGATAATCCGGCATATATTTATAAATAATCTGGTAGAAATGCGGGCCGTGATTAAACTCATAATAATGGGCCAGCTCATGAATTATGATCGAGTCGATGATGGCGTAATCATAATGAACAAGAAAACTGGCAAACGTCAAAGTATGGCTTGCCCGCGAATTTGAACCCGCCAGTTTTCGCATACTTCGTACCCTAATCTTATAAAAAGGCGCGATGTTCATCTTTTTTTCAAAAAAGGGGACTTTGACTGCCAAGTAGGCCAACAGACGATCTTTTTTTTCTTCTTCGCTCAAATCGCGCTCAATCTTTTTGCCGAACAGATAATTTGCAACTTGGTTTAAAGATA contains the following coding sequences:
- a CDS encoding RNA methyltransferase, with protein sequence MTRETKIISSRSNDLVKQVIALKEKKYRDATNSFIIEGEHLFSMAKSKKVIQKVFCLKEGFDRDEIRVSYDVMAKMSSLKSVPDVLAIVEKPNGSVINKTNLLFLDGIQDPGNMGTIIRTATAFGFEGIIASYESADFYNQKTIMASQGTIFSLPLVRMSSKEFITYARENKYQIIASSLDKESVDIKNLKVKGKYILVIGNEGQGISETVLKAATDKVIIPIKDVDSLNAGVAAGILMYQLKQNTHL
- the mraZ gene encoding division/cell wall cluster transcriptional repressor MraZ, encoding MFFGTYYHSLDSKGRLVIPSHFREQVKDRLYVMNGYNGTLEIYLPEDFDALVKKTSSLSYNHKDERDFIRLRLASVIETELDDHGRIALPLKILTRLDIKKSVAVIGVNDHFEVWNQEKWGEYSQDIAQRMESIAEGLPEDKNHE
- a CDS encoding M48 family metallopeptidase — encoded protein: MRIKEATISINNRLYKVNITHKLIKNIYLRFRNDTFYVSAPPVATKNLIFQIIIQSGENLIARTEKKLSLNQVANYLFGKKIERDLSEEEKKDRLLAYLAVKVPFFEKKMNIAPFYKIRVRSMRKLAGSNSRASHTLTFASFLVHYDYAIIDSIIIHELAHYYEFNHGPHFYQIIYKYMPDYHRLSKQMKKGIYHDARNENYI
- the pheS gene encoding phenylalanine--tRNA ligase subunit alpha; translated protein: MKGNLDSLLNEIKVKISEAKSLEDLTAIFNIYYAKKGKISELMQLMRNIPTEEKAEYGKEVNALKEEANLLLADKKQKLEQIALSQQLEQEKIDLTLPGKNYFPGGINPLFLIKDEIEGIFIGMGYEIAEGPEIESDHFNFELLNIPADHPARDMQDSFYIDDKTLLRTHTSPVQARVMQEKKGQPIKVICPGKVFRRDDDDATHSHQFAQVEGLVIDKNINMANLKATLELFIKRMFGEKREIRLRSSYFPFTEPSVEVDVSCFECGGKGCSVCKGTGWIEILGAGMVHPNVLRMNGYDPDEYQGFAFGIGIERVAMLRYGIDDIRKFYTNDIRFLQQYVRIK
- the pheT gene encoding phenylalanine--tRNA ligase subunit beta, translated to MKFSLNWLNKYVDLSGLSPKQISDRLTFAGIEVEGFYPLAFGDRLVIGQILEVKTHPDSDHLHVLSVNLGAKYGLRQIVCGAPNVKKGLKVIVALENCHLANDVVITPSTIRGVESNGMCCSLSELGVEHKFLNENQIAGIEELPDEAEVGNENVLSYLGLDDVILDLKLLANRPDCSAAINLSRELGGLFERKVSLPTANLKADFDSGLKVESQTEKCPLFSLMEIKGIRVKPSPKWLKTVLMASGIRSINNVVDIGNYIMLLTGQPLHMYDLDKVNGESFVIRDDIEDEDWMALDDNAYHVMAGDIAITVNNKIMCLGGVMGSKTAEVDAGSKHIAVEAALFDGATIRHTSTRLNLVSDSSSRFAKGINPHQSEWVLALVSRLLRELADAKEISNVITYDHINHGKQLISFSIQDINHRLGTSFSLSEIKKALTNLSFKIIEERAESALVVEVPDFRIDISGVADLSEEVIRYYGYDNVVSSLPIFATTVGGYNFEQDAIKKLRHFLLSNGLNEALTYSLISEQETKEFAYLNKDIPFKLLHPMTPEHALFRTNTLASLLKVAEYNVAHQMEDFALFEISNAYGQNSSMTQLSVVLVGQDKKWGSIQKESYNYYHAKGLLEGIFLAFGIEPSRYHLQKFSSSGNEFHPGRSAEVFFAKDPTAVLGEIHPEWKKNHGFNKLAVVALTLNLDSLLALKTSPIKSKAIPKYPFVRRDLAFVIEQAIAVSDVEKCIKKAGRALVKNVEVFDVYQGEHVQDGMKSIAISVFYGDDKKTLTDGDVRTIEEEIKSALFHQFKAELRG
- the rsmH gene encoding 16S rRNA (cytosine(1402)-N(4))-methyltransferase RsmH, which encodes MSSENEHIPVLLSEVISGLNIRDGGIYVDLTLGRAGHSKEILKRIPHGHLYGFDQDPEALTRSKEVLEKSGGNWTTIHANFAEAAEKLESLGINKVDGILMDLGVSSPQFDEADRGFSYRYDALLDMRMDPSSMRPTAYDIVNTFSLEALTKIFRDYGEEKFAYSIAQNIIRNRTKKPIVTTNDLVGIIKNSKPDSELRKKGHPAKQTFQALRIAVNDELNVLRVALEKCIPLLNSGGRIAVITFQSLEDRIVKEVFKNSAVVIGDKRNPFQTEKEYRLVNRKVIVPSQEEVLRNRRSTSAKLRILERK
- a CDS encoding DUF177 domain-containing protein — translated: MRIFLNECSNKPLILKASVDLSAFSIRDNPTLRKILSSNVETSVIESGDIIEIDVRMEAEVELECAYTLEPFMKKIRLHDQLIFTFDKENEDPNIFPISGNYIDLDPYLFGLLLTEIPLKAVKPGAKLPKVGDGVRILSEEEYAAGRGKNNPFEGIKVEEDE